The following are encoded together in the Streptomyces sp. NBC_00358 genome:
- a CDS encoding GTP-binding protein: MDSAPGSEGRYLPDGVRTAVKLLVVGHFAVGKTTFVDALSEIRPLRTEEIMTQAGAIVDDLAGARDKTTTTVALDFGRLTLNDSLVLYLFGAPGQRRFTGLWQDMTRGALGALVLADTRRLDRSFEVMGVLEELGLPYAVALNDFDDGPEHGLDEVREALDLLPSTPLLRCDARDRVSATETLIALVAHLLTRNGELEHA; encoded by the coding sequence ATGGACTCCGCTCCCGGCTCTGAGGGCAGGTATCTGCCCGACGGTGTGCGGACCGCGGTGAAGCTGCTCGTCGTGGGCCACTTCGCGGTCGGCAAGACCACGTTCGTCGACGCGCTGTCCGAGATACGGCCGCTGCGCACCGAGGAGATCATGACTCAGGCAGGCGCGATCGTCGACGACTTGGCGGGTGCGCGGGACAAGACCACCACCACGGTCGCCCTCGACTTCGGCCGTCTCACCCTCAACGACTCCCTGGTCCTCTACCTGTTCGGAGCCCCGGGGCAACGGCGCTTCACCGGGCTCTGGCAGGACATGACGCGCGGCGCGCTCGGGGCACTCGTTCTCGCCGACACCCGCCGCCTGGACCGGTCCTTCGAAGTCATGGGAGTTCTGGAGGAGTTGGGGCTCCCGTACGCCGTGGCCCTGAACGACTTCGACGACGGCCCGGAGCACGGCCTGGACGAGGTGCGTGAGGCACTCGACCTGCTGCCCTCCACCCCGCTGCTGCGCTGCGACGCCCGCGACCGGGTCTCCGCCACCGAGACACTGATCGCCCTCGTCGCCCACCTGCTGACCCGCAACGGCGAACTGGAGCACGCGTGA
- a CDS encoding DUF742 domain-containing protein — protein sequence MTPPGGRPGERLVRSYVVTGGRSHPSRNTLDLVTLLIAAPGPPLTGLSPEKRRLMELCRPGALSLAEVAGHLELPVSVTKVLVADLMDSGHLVTRAPIPSAGPSDTGILQEVLDGLRSRL from the coding sequence ATGACGCCGCCCGGAGGCCGTCCCGGGGAGCGCCTGGTGCGGTCGTACGTCGTCACCGGAGGCCGCTCGCATCCGTCGCGCAACACCCTCGACCTCGTCACCCTGCTGATCGCCGCGCCCGGCCCGCCGCTCACCGGACTGAGCCCCGAGAAACGGCGGCTGATGGAGCTGTGCCGGCCCGGGGCGCTGTCGCTGGCCGAGGTGGCGGGCCATCTGGAGCTGCCCGTCAGCGTCACCAAGGTGCTGGTCGCCGACCTGATGGACAGCGGTCACCTCGTCACCCGTGCACCGATCCCCTCCGCCGGGCCGTCCGACACGGGCATCCTCCAGGAGGTGCTCGATGGACTCCGCTCCCGGCTCTGA